One window from the genome of Candidatus Chlorohelix allophototropha encodes:
- a CDS encoding methyl-accepting chemotaxis protein, giving the protein MANKRISIFSLHSLSGRIYFTLFFIIVLVTVNGLASFYLLGHITTTRDLEEQSRERVNYAKDLEYLLDEQTEFYQLYADNFNSNLQQETLKQDLRVEEQFREITPAFSDPKINSGFQKIVQNYQAVAQIYNMLQNLNLKPENAKQLFFDSQANRRKLFDELKSYTAELTKIYVGFEQEGRDNVSLTLWIAGLALIGSITLVLLLTFSIPRLLSRPLSALNDKLKLTAEGDLTPKFLVKGAQEIMELSENLNKALARLRIVITRIQLQANTVSITSHHLEEASTRQASSLSEQAVAVSQVSTTVNELSGTSQQIAESASMVAQSANESLNSAEIGYNTMHALSQKMADITQRVNLIADRIIALNSVSQRIREATSLISTLSDDTHLLALNAAIESAGAGEEGERFSVVASQVRKLSQRSRQAAVEIQQLISQIQQATTASVMATEDGIKVVALGRQMVEEALEANKEIIEAAKHTSQLSYAISLATDQQRVANTQVAGTMQQMSHMIANISEGSKSYLSSSNALIEIARQLNTLIGTIKLRDDLKIKKPGATPTFKMKRVKTKKNLAESKNGTPSQQVSGVTTETTVGRE; this is encoded by the coding sequence ATGGCGAATAAACGCATATCAATATTTTCTCTACATAGTCTGAGTGGTAGGATTTATTTTACCCTTTTCTTCATTATCGTACTTGTTACAGTGAATGGGTTGGCTTCTTTCTATCTCTTAGGGCATATTACTACTACTCGAGATTTGGAAGAACAAAGTAGGGAACGGGTGAACTACGCTAAAGATTTAGAGTACTTATTGGATGAGCAAACAGAATTCTATCAGCTTTATGCTGATAATTTTAACAGTAATCTGCAACAGGAAACCTTGAAACAGGATTTGCGGGTTGAAGAGCAATTTCGCGAAATAACCCCTGCTTTTAGCGATCCGAAAATTAATTCAGGTTTTCAGAAAATAGTCCAAAACTATCAAGCGGTAGCCCAAATTTACAATATGTTGCAGAACCTTAACCTCAAACCTGAAAATGCAAAACAATTATTTTTCGATTCGCAGGCTAACCGCAGAAAACTTTTTGATGAACTCAAAAGTTATACCGCTGAATTAACTAAAATATACGTAGGTTTTGAACAAGAAGGTCGCGACAATGTAAGCTTAACACTCTGGATAGCCGGGCTTGCATTAATAGGAAGCATTACATTAGTATTATTACTGACATTTAGCATACCACGTCTATTATCACGCCCTTTGAGCGCATTAAATGATAAGCTGAAGCTTACTGCCGAAGGCGACTTAACTCCTAAATTTCTAGTAAAAGGCGCACAAGAAATAATGGAGTTAAGCGAGAACCTTAATAAAGCGCTGGCACGCTTGCGAATAGTTATTACCCGGATTCAATTACAGGCTAATACTGTTTCTATAACCAGTCATCACCTCGAAGAAGCCAGCACTAGGCAAGCAAGTAGCCTATCAGAACAAGCGGTGGCTGTTTCTCAGGTTTCAACTACCGTTAATGAATTGAGCGGAACAAGCCAGCAAATTGCAGAGAGCGCCAGTATGGTAGCACAAAGCGCAAATGAGTCATTGAATAGCGCAGAAATTGGCTATAACACAATGCATGCGCTCTCACAAAAGATGGCAGATATTACGCAGCGCGTAAACCTAATCGCAGATCGCATAATCGCTTTAAACTCTGTTTCACAACGAATTCGTGAAGCCACCAGCCTGATTAGCACACTTTCCGATGATACCCATCTGCTTGCATTAAATGCAGCTATCGAGAGCGCCGGAGCAGGAGAAGAAGGGGAACGCTTTTCGGTAGTGGCTTCACAGGTGCGAAAGTTGTCGCAACGCTCACGGCAAGCGGCGGTGGAAATCCAACAACTGATTAGCCAAATCCAACAGGCTACTACTGCCAGTGTAATGGCAACCGAAGATGGCATTAAGGTAGTAGCTTTGGGTCGTCAAATGGTCGAAGAAGCGTTGGAAGCCAATAAAGAAATAATTGAAGCGGCAAAGCACACCAGTCAGCTTTCATATGCAATTTCACTTGCCACCGACCAGCAAAGAGTTGCCAACACACAGGTTGCGGGTACAATGCAACAAATGTCGCATATGATAGCGAACATCAGCGAAGGTAGTAAGAGTTATCTTTCAAGCTCAAACGCACTAATTGAAATTGCACGACAACTAAACACGCTTATAGGCACAATTAAACTACGTGATGACCTCAAAATAAAAAAACCCGGCGCTACTCCTACATTCAAAATGAAACGGGTGAAAACCAAAAAGAATCTTGCTGAGTCGAAAAATGGCACACCATCTCAGCAAGTTAGTGGGGTTACCACTGAAACGACTGTCGGTCGCGAATAA
- a CDS encoding S8 family peptidase, whose product MPDHKNTLSIITIVSILLSLLLVACGADNSPTPSPTPPASESKIDTVLLGIVVRYATTEGTGDQKLQASIEYARGLGLINARDEIAFELELDKIEAQEPVTTKISAMGGKVAYADNIEGTIKLLVRVPVKTLVTYVNSATKDDFLRDLAQFNGVTAIKLLFQAQPSGLETLPQTLEALQQVGFNAKNEGVKVMGVDKWHTAGFKGKGVRIGVIDAGFKYYKDLRGTYLPPDFQPVDIADEMGNTPLIEYDVHGTGTAEIIYSLAPEATMIAAAMDGNDLELSRAIDYMVEQKVQIISMSVRRNITAGDGNGPIDRKIERLRAEKGIMFIASAGNEAQAHYAANFNPDSNGFHQFLPGVTRIAVSLPKYSAPYSTPIVLNWEQWYEKNKTDLDLYAESEDGKPLYSSQNDQRTREPLEWVPAKFNPGQVIYLKIRLKPGTQASAKPFRLHLFTYRLQFQFYVQALSVGDPASSRGALAVGAVEFSTDTVASYSSQGPLVTGVFKPEISGPTNVSSAAYQQEGVATFGGTSASCPEVSGLAVVIKGANPTFTPDQLTTFLLQRAKDLGPAGPDLIYGYGRATAGEIPGAAATSRAPLAPSPTPNLSPDTRIVINYSYPTPPGLTVTTAAKITVARPSITPTVVISPTTIASPTPQPTPAPLVADFRDDFKSVQTGLTNQALGRYVDGQYQMAAAPNQLSWSAYPLEKIRVGNFAAEVNAEGLVESKNIYGLVFWLQSPDDYYLLSVSGDGMTQISHYTGGSWVEIMPWNSAYNWQKSASNLLRIVANSKGLQVFVNNRAVNNQPVKAIGSGGLGLATGSYNNTGAQAIFSNFQLSYLPGN is encoded by the coding sequence ATGCCTGATCACAAAAATACTCTGAGTATTATTACTATTGTTTCTATCTTGTTATCCTTGTTGCTGGTAGCTTGTGGCGCAGATAATTCACCGACACCTTCTCCAACTCCTCCCGCCAGTGAGTCGAAAATAGATACGGTATTGCTGGGAATAGTAGTCAGGTATGCCACTACCGAAGGTACAGGTGACCAAAAATTACAGGCTTCAATTGAATATGCGCGTGGTCTGGGCTTAATTAATGCCCGGGATGAAATCGCATTTGAACTGGAATTGGACAAAATAGAGGCGCAAGAACCGGTAACTACTAAAATTAGCGCGATGGGTGGTAAGGTGGCTTACGCCGATAATATTGAGGGTACGATTAAATTATTGGTCAGAGTTCCGGTTAAAACACTGGTCACCTATGTTAATAGCGCTACCAAAGATGATTTTTTGCGCGACCTAGCCCAATTTAATGGTGTAACGGCAATCAAATTGCTCTTTCAAGCACAACCCTCCGGACTGGAGACCTTGCCGCAAACGTTAGAAGCTTTACAGCAGGTAGGCTTTAATGCGAAAAACGAAGGTGTCAAAGTTATGGGGGTTGATAAATGGCATACCGCCGGTTTTAAGGGGAAAGGCGTGCGTATTGGAGTGATAGACGCGGGTTTTAAATATTACAAAGACTTGCGCGGCACTTACCTACCGCCGGATTTTCAGCCTGTGGATATTGCTGATGAAATGGGAAATACCCCTTTAATCGAATATGACGTGCATGGCACCGGGACTGCCGAAATAATCTATTCGCTCGCCCCTGAAGCAACTATGATAGCTGCGGCAATGGATGGCAATGATTTAGAGCTTTCAAGAGCTATAGATTATATGGTTGAGCAAAAGGTACAAATCATTTCAATGTCGGTGCGGCGCAATATTACCGCGGGCGATGGTAATGGCCCTATTGATCGCAAAATTGAACGCTTGCGCGCTGAAAAAGGGATTATGTTCATTGCCTCAGCCGGAAACGAAGCCCAAGCCCATTACGCTGCTAATTTTAACCCTGATTCCAACGGTTTCCACCAATTTTTGCCGGGTGTAACTCGCATTGCTGTCAGTCTTCCGAAATATTCCGCTCCCTACAGCACCCCGATTGTATTGAATTGGGAACAATGGTACGAGAAAAACAAAACAGACCTTGATCTGTATGCCGAATCCGAAGATGGCAAGCCTTTATACAGTAGCCAGAACGACCAACGAACTCGTGAGCCATTGGAATGGGTTCCTGCTAAGTTTAATCCGGGGCAAGTTATCTATCTGAAAATACGCTTGAAACCGGGAACACAAGCTTCAGCCAAACCTTTTCGTCTGCATTTGTTCACTTACCGACTTCAATTCCAATTCTATGTTCAGGCGCTGTCAGTCGGCGACCCAGCTTCAAGTAGAGGTGCGCTGGCAGTTGGCGCAGTTGAATTTAGCACAGACACAGTAGCCTCTTACAGTAGCCAAGGACCATTGGTAACGGGGGTGTTTAAGCCTGAGATTTCAGGACCTACCAATGTTAGTAGCGCGGCTTACCAGCAAGAGGGGGTTGCTACCTTCGGCGGTACAAGTGCCTCATGTCCTGAAGTATCGGGACTCGCTGTCGTTATTAAAGGCGCAAACCCAACATTTACTCCCGACCAGCTTACGACTTTCTTGTTACAACGTGCTAAAGACCTCGGTCCGGCTGGACCAGACTTGATTTACGGCTATGGACGTGCCACTGCCGGAGAGATTCCCGGTGCAGCCGCCACCAGTCGCGCCCCGCTTGCCCCTTCCCCCACGCCCAATCTTAGCCCCGATACTCGTATTGTGATCAATTATAGCTATCCTACTCCTCCGGGCTTAACGGTTACTACTGCCGCTAAAATTACGGTAGCGCGCCCTTCAATAACTCCAACGGTTGTTATTTCTCCAACTACTATTGCCAGTCCTACGCCCCAACCTACCCCTGCCCCCTTGGTAGCCGATTTTCGGGACGATTTCAAAAGCGTCCAAACCGGGTTGACCAATCAAGCTTTGGGACGCTATGTAGATGGACAATATCAAATGGCAGCAGCACCCAACCAGCTAAGTTGGAGCGCGTATCCGCTTGAAAAAATCCGAGTTGGGAATTTTGCGGCGGAGGTGAATGCGGAAGGGTTAGTGGAGAGCAAAAATATCTATGGGCTGGTTTTCTGGTTGCAAAGCCCGGATGACTATTATCTGCTGTCCGTTTCAGGCGACGGCATGACGCAAATCAGCCATTATACTGGTGGGTCATGGGTTGAAATTATGCCTTGGAATAGCGCATATAACTGGCAAAAAAGCGCTTCAAATCTGTTGCGGATAGTGGCAAATAGCAAAGGGTTGCAAGTTTTCGTTAACAACCGGGCAGTAAATAATCAACCAGTAAAAGCCATCGGCTCAGGTGGGTTAGGCCTTGCCACGGGGAGTTACAATAATACAGGTGCTCAGGCAATTTTCAGCAACTTTCAACTCAGCTATTTGCCGGGTAACTAG
- a CDS encoding ROK family protein: MHVLGIDIGGTKIAAGVVSSSGELLSFLNQPTPTVHNSEQLYEAIVALANNAIVNAQLTQPIMAVGAGCGGPMLFEKGLFSPFLIPAWRDFPLLARLKESFGMRVQVDNDAKAFALGETLFGAGRGGNCVLGMVVSTGIGGGLVVNGRLFDGANRNGGHIGHTPVFTKGPRCHCGSRGCLTAYASGTALAERARRAIRRGLKSSLSQLPLLEITGARINEAALRGDTLSLKLIRDTAFALARGISSAAVILDLDRVVLGGGLTLMGDLLFEPLIIELERRTRLSFLEKLEVRRAALGEKAGVIGAAALCLQTGVNLD, from the coding sequence ATGCATGTTCTCGGTATTGATATTGGAGGTACAAAAATAGCCGCTGGTGTAGTATCCTCTTCAGGAGAGCTTTTATCTTTTCTTAACCAGCCTACCCCTACTGTACACAACAGTGAACAACTCTATGAAGCAATTGTGGCGTTGGCGAACAACGCCATAGTAAATGCCCAACTTACCCAGCCAATTATGGCGGTGGGCGCAGGTTGTGGTGGTCCGATGCTTTTTGAGAAAGGGCTTTTTTCTCCTTTCCTGATTCCGGCATGGCGAGATTTCCCACTTCTAGCTCGTTTAAAAGAGAGCTTCGGAATGAGGGTGCAGGTTGACAACGATGCTAAAGCCTTTGCGTTGGGCGAGACTTTATTCGGGGCAGGACGGGGCGGGAATTGCGTTCTAGGAATGGTTGTCTCTACCGGAATTGGAGGCGGATTGGTAGTAAATGGGCGGCTTTTTGATGGCGCAAACCGGAACGGTGGTCATATCGGGCATACTCCTGTCTTTACCAAAGGTCCCCGCTGTCACTGTGGTTCGAGAGGTTGCCTAACCGCTTACGCTTCTGGAACTGCTTTGGCAGAAAGAGCAAGAAGAGCGATACGGCGAGGGTTAAAGAGCAGCCTGTCGCAATTACCCTTACTTGAAATTACTGGTGCACGAATTAATGAGGCAGCTTTGCGCGGTGATACCTTATCACTGAAATTAATTCGTGACACTGCTTTTGCCCTTGCCAGAGGAATTTCAAGCGCCGCGGTTATCTTAGACCTAGACCGCGTAGTGTTGGGTGGTGGTCTTACGCTGATGGGAGATTTGCTATTCGAACCGCTTATAATCGAATTGGAACGAAGAACCCGACTTAGCTTTTTGGAGAAGCTAGAAGTAAGGCGTGCCGCTCTGGGTGAAAAAGCCGGAGTAATTGGGGCAGCGGCATTATGCTTACAAACCGGAGTGAACCTAGACTAA
- a CDS encoding ABC transporter substrate-binding protein → MSKREPGKKFSRRYFLRGAAGVAGAAFLAACGDNTATPVPATTAAAATTAAAATTKAAATTAAGATTAAAGKKYTIALVQGVKGDPFYVTMEKGARAKAQELGVDLLVDGPAQFDAVLQTPIVDALIAKGINALIIAACDKQAMIAPLKRASDAGIKVISVDTFIGDGDYEKGSVTFPISYIGSDNVQGGKIAGDALIKSIGGKGKIYIQNVKPGISTTDQREQGCKQAIDATSGAVTLVGVDYNGDSAAKSAEQTSALLQRTPDLGGIFGCNLFSAEGAAQAVKNANKSGQIKIANFDAPEQAIADLRSGVLDLVIAQKPGEMGSTAVDYAVKALNGATTGLLKRVPTGYVVIDKTNVDTPEAQAAIYKSN, encoded by the coding sequence ATGAGTAAACGTGAACCAGGCAAAAAGTTTTCTCGTCGCTATTTTCTGAGAGGCGCTGCCGGCGTGGCGGGCGCAGCTTTCCTTGCAGCTTGTGGTGATAACACTGCTACTCCAGTACCCGCAACTACTGCGGCAGCAGCAACTACCGCAGCGGCGGCTACTACTAAGGCAGCAGCAACCACGGCGGCGGGAGCTACTACGGCGGCGGCTGGCAAGAAGTACACTATTGCTCTTGTGCAAGGTGTTAAAGGCGATCCTTTCTATGTTACTATGGAAAAAGGTGCGCGTGCGAAAGCTCAGGAATTAGGGGTAGATTTGCTGGTTGATGGTCCTGCTCAGTTCGATGCAGTGTTGCAAACTCCAATCGTTGATGCTCTAATTGCCAAAGGCATCAATGCCCTAATCATTGCTGCTTGCGACAAACAAGCCATGATTGCACCTTTGAAACGCGCAAGCGATGCCGGTATCAAGGTTATTTCCGTTGATACCTTCATCGGCGATGGCGACTATGAGAAGGGTTCGGTTACTTTCCCCATTTCTTACATCGGTTCGGATAACGTGCAAGGTGGAAAGATTGCCGGTGATGCGCTGATCAAATCAATCGGTGGCAAAGGCAAAATCTACATCCAGAACGTCAAGCCGGGTATCAGCACTACCGACCAGCGTGAACAGGGTTGCAAGCAAGCGATTGATGCTACCAGCGGTGCAGTAACTTTAGTAGGGGTGGACTATAACGGTGATAGCGCCGCTAAATCTGCCGAGCAAACCTCCGCGTTGCTACAACGCACTCCTGACTTGGGTGGTATCTTTGGCTGCAACCTGTTCAGCGCAGAAGGCGCAGCTCAAGCAGTCAAAAACGCCAACAAGAGCGGGCAGATCAAAATCGCTAACTTCGATGCGCCCGAACAAGCGATTGCCGACCTTCGCAGCGGCGTACTTGACTTGGTTATTGCCCAAAAACCGGGTGAAATGGGCAGTACCGCAGTAGATTATGCCGTTAAAGCTCTCAATGGCGCTACGACAGGGCTGTTGAAGCGCGTTCCTACCGGCTACGTGGTAATCGACAAGACCAATGTTGATACCCCGGAAGCCCAAGCCGCAATTTACAAGAGTAACTAA
- a CDS encoding ABC transporter permease, whose translation MKVDQIKPAQATSPQARNAFQLIGQLWAWIFLLILVVIFSVFGQGFFSLLNFQNIGANMAIVLIMALGQTFVIISGGIDLSTGYVMGLATVVAAEAINKMGNNSPFWLVVLVGLVAGSIAGLIPGFINGVIIARLNVPPFIVTLGMMGIARGAGFIISEGMPVSVQYPNLGQVGNGYLFYVSPDAGISFFNLHVGLLDEQRRQVVSVLPHPLTFMLILVLACHWVLSQTKFGQHTYAVGGNKEASLRAGIPVMSHTIKVYMVSAFLAALAGVLYTFRFTNGAANAGDSLLLDSIAAVVIGGASLFGGEGTIIGTLIGALIISVIQNGLIILGINPFWQFVAIGVVIILAVLVDQARAKLMTSK comes from the coding sequence ATGAAAGTAGATCAAATAAAGCCGGCGCAAGCCACCTCCCCACAAGCGCGCAATGCTTTCCAACTGATCGGGCAGTTATGGGCATGGATATTTTTGCTAATACTGGTGGTCATTTTCTCAGTTTTTGGTCAAGGCTTTTTCAGCCTGCTGAACTTTCAAAATATCGGCGCCAATATGGCTATCGTCTTGATAATGGCGCTCGGACAAACCTTCGTTATTATTTCAGGTGGAATTGACCTCTCAACCGGCTATGTTATGGGTCTTGCTACAGTGGTAGCCGCCGAAGCTATAAATAAGATGGGTAATAATTCCCCGTTTTGGTTGGTGGTATTGGTGGGACTTGTTGCTGGCAGCATTGCCGGACTCATTCCCGGCTTCATCAACGGCGTAATAATCGCGCGTCTGAATGTGCCGCCATTTATAGTTACACTTGGTATGATGGGTATTGCGCGTGGTGCGGGCTTTATTATTTCCGAAGGCATGCCTGTAAGCGTTCAATATCCCAACCTTGGACAGGTCGGAAACGGTTACTTGTTTTATGTAAGCCCCGATGCCGGTATCAGTTTCTTTAATCTACATGTCGGCTTATTGGATGAGCAACGCCGCCAAGTTGTCAGCGTTCTGCCGCACCCGCTGACTTTTATGCTTATTCTTGTGTTGGCGTGCCACTGGGTATTGAGCCAAACCAAATTCGGACAACATACCTATGCAGTAGGCGGCAACAAAGAAGCCTCTCTACGTGCTGGTATTCCGGTTATGTCTCATACCATCAAAGTTTATATGGTTTCGGCTTTTCTGGCAGCTTTGGCAGGGGTGCTTTACACCTTCCGCTTTACCAATGGCGCGGCTAATGCCGGTGACTCGCTACTGTTGGATTCGATTGCCGCAGTCGTAATCGGAGGGGCGAGCTTATTCGGTGGAGAAGGTACAATTATCGGCACGCTCATTGGAGCGTTGATCATTTCCGTCATACAGAACGGCTTAATCATACTTGGCATTAACCCATTCTGGCAGTTTGTAGCCATCGGCGTAGTGATTATTCTGGCAGTGCTGGTTGATCAAGCGCGGGCGAAATTAATGACCAGTAAATAG
- a CDS encoding ATP-binding cassette domain-containing protein: MTAEAQPILKLVNVSKRFGGLTAVDQVSLEIFPGEVVGLLGDNGAGKSTLIKMISGVYRPDGGQIIYQGKEVHFSTPLEARRQGIETIYQDLALCENLDATDNIFLGREPIKHTLGIFNRVDRNYMLRESKQVLDQLDIIIPNLKRPIRQMSGGQRQAVSIARAVYWNAKLMIMDEPTAALGVPEQRKVLELVHTLRQRGVPVIVISHNMQDVFAVADRMVVMRRGTKAGERSVTNTNPNEIVSLMVGAE, from the coding sequence ATGACAGCCGAGGCACAACCAATTTTAAAGTTAGTAAACGTATCCAAGCGCTTTGGGGGCTTGACCGCAGTAGATCAGGTCAGCTTAGAAATATTCCCCGGTGAAGTGGTAGGTTTATTAGGCGATAATGGCGCGGGTAAATCCACTCTGATTAAAATGATTTCAGGGGTGTATCGCCCAGATGGTGGGCAGATAATATATCAAGGCAAGGAAGTGCATTTTTCCACCCCACTGGAAGCACGGAGGCAAGGTATTGAAACGATTTACCAAGATTTGGCGCTTTGCGAAAACCTAGATGCTACTGACAATATTTTTCTTGGGCGTGAGCCTATCAAACATACGCTTGGCATCTTTAATCGGGTAGATCGCAATTACATGTTGCGGGAGTCAAAGCAAGTGCTTGACCAACTCGACATCATAATTCCAAACCTAAAGCGTCCTATTCGGCAAATGTCCGGTGGGCAACGTCAGGCAGTATCTATTGCGCGGGCGGTTTATTGGAACGCTAAATTAATGATTATGGACGAACCAACCGCCGCGCTCGGTGTGCCGGAGCAGCGCAAAGTGCTGGAATTGGTACATACTTTGCGACAACGGGGTGTTCCGGTAATCGTAATCAGTCATAATATGCAGGATGTTTTTGCGGTAGCCGATCGGATGGTGGTTATGCGGCGTGGTACGAAAGCCGGAGAGCGCAGTGTTACCAACACTAACCCCAACGAAATAGTCAGCCTGATGGTGGGGGCAGAGTAG
- a CDS encoding aldose 1-epimerase: protein MSKSGCRVTELLLADSMRSIQLENEYLSTTILVDKGADIYRLEYKPQGIDVLWKSPWGLTPPKGYFSNFRSMDNWLELYEGGWQVIFPNGGEACDYKGVELNFHGEASLVAWNYEIIEASKDRVEVYLSTRLRRSPFRLERTLLLEAASPILTIREKITNESGETLEAMWGHHPAYGAPFLGSDCRLDIGAVYLKADDRDDTFPNPLTPGERYRWSLGEREGRSTDLSLVPGEQTPRHLLAYFDEFDSGWYGLTNTRLGFGVGLVWDSKVFPYAWFWQEMHASSGFPWYKEAYVMAVEPFSSYPSQGLANVINKTGTQQIWQPRSSRETELKVLFYESTTGIERIEPDGKVWKRTG, encoded by the coding sequence ATGAGCAAGTCCGGTTGTAGGGTAACTGAACTGCTTCTCGCCGATTCGATGCGCTCAATACAACTTGAAAATGAATACCTATCCACTACCATACTGGTTGATAAAGGCGCTGACATATATCGACTGGAATACAAGCCGCAGGGTATTGATGTACTGTGGAAAAGCCCATGGGGATTAACACCCCCGAAGGGTTATTTTTCTAACTTTCGCTCAATGGATAATTGGCTAGAATTGTACGAAGGGGGTTGGCAGGTTATCTTCCCGAATGGCGGTGAAGCCTGTGACTACAAAGGTGTGGAGCTAAACTTTCATGGTGAGGCTTCGCTAGTGGCTTGGAATTATGAGATAATAGAAGCAAGCAAAGATAGAGTAGAAGTTTATCTCTCAACTCGTCTGCGCCGTAGCCCTTTTCGGTTGGAACGCACGCTACTGCTTGAAGCGGCTAGTCCAATCTTGACCATTCGGGAGAAAATTACCAACGAAAGCGGCGAAACCCTAGAAGCTATGTGGGGGCATCATCCTGCTTACGGTGCGCCTTTTCTAGGGTCTGACTGTCGGCTCGACATCGGGGCAGTTTATCTGAAAGCGGATGACCGAGACGACACTTTTCCCAATCCCCTAACGCCCGGTGAGCGGTATCGCTGGTCTTTGGGTGAGCGCGAAGGACGCTCAACCGATTTGTCGTTAGTTCCGGGAGAACAAACGCCCCGGCACTTGTTGGCATATTTTGATGAGTTTGATTCGGGTTGGTACGGGCTTACCAATACCCGTCTCGGCTTTGGAGTCGGGTTGGTGTGGGACAGCAAGGTGTTTCCTTATGCGTGGTTTTGGCAGGAAATGCATGCTTCGAGTGGGTTCCCATGGTACAAAGAAGCTTATGTAATGGCGGTTGAGCCGTTCAGTAGCTATCCAAGCCAAGGTTTGGCAAATGTTATAAACAAAACCGGCACGCAGCAAATCTGGCAACCGCGCTCTTCGCGAGAAACCGAATTGAAAGTTCTATTTTACGAATCGACAACCGGCATAGAACGGATTGAACCGGATGGAAAAGTTTGGAAGCGCACAGGCTAA
- a CDS encoding AAA family ATPase: MEKFGSAQAKRPATGQPVIIIVSGPPASGKTNLALKIAEHFTLPYFNKDSIKEILFDKLGWSDIAWSRKLNLASMEILYQIAGAQLVAKCNHILECNFKPEFDTSRFLDLQKQYDCKYIQIQCIADGVVLLERFRQRAQAGIRHPGHVDHEIESYLEPLLLRGRQGNLEIGGSLLEVDTTDFSKINYQALFDFISSQLAIA; this comes from the coding sequence ATGGAAAAGTTTGGAAGCGCACAGGCTAAAAGACCTGCTACCGGGCAACCCGTTATCATTATTGTATCGGGACCACCAGCCAGCGGTAAAACTAATCTGGCATTAAAAATTGCTGAGCATTTTACCTTGCCTTATTTTAACAAGGATAGTATTAAAGAAATTCTGTTTGATAAGTTGGGTTGGAGCGATATTGCTTGGTCTCGAAAACTGAATCTTGCCAGTATGGAAATACTATATCAGATAGCCGGGGCGCAACTCGTTGCTAAATGCAATCATATTCTCGAATGCAATTTCAAACCGGAATTTGATACATCCCGATTTCTAGATTTGCAAAAGCAATATGACTGTAAATATATTCAGATACAATGTATTGCAGATGGGGTTGTATTGTTGGAACGATTCAGGCAACGCGCGCAAGCGGGTATCCGCCATCCCGGACATGTAGATCACGAAATTGAAAGCTACCTTGAGCCGCTTCTACTAAGGGGACGGCAGGGCAATCTGGAAATTGGCGGTAGCTTGCTTGAAGTGGATACAACAGACTTTTCCAAGATAAATTATCAAGCTCTGTTCGATTTTATTTCTTCTCAGCTTGCGATAGCGTGA